From a region of the Paenibacillus lutimineralis genome:
- a CDS encoding ABC transporter ATP-binding protein, which produces MSNTAKATPAENLVEINNLKKYFPIRKGLFNRTVGHVKAVDDVSLTIKQGETFGLVGESGCGKSTLGRVILQLQHATGGELRFEGHDLLTLKSRELRELREEMQIIFQDPFGSLNPRFLVRDIIGEPLRIHRRLSSKEIDSEVVRLMELVGLDASRRNRYPHEFSGGQRQRIGIARAIALNPKFIVADEAVSALDVSVQSQVINLLMKLQKELGLTYLFIAHGLNVVRHISDRVGVMYLGKLVEVGETESLFAEPLHPYTAALLSAIPKPRVSDRRERIVLQGDVPSPANPPSGCRFHTRCPFAQSKCSQVEPVLTEALPGRQVACHYPLQ; this is translated from the coding sequence ATGAGTAATACGGCAAAGGCGACTCCGGCCGAGAATCTAGTTGAGATCAATAATCTTAAAAAATATTTTCCAATTCGCAAAGGCCTGTTCAATCGAACAGTAGGACATGTAAAAGCAGTGGATGATGTATCTCTGACGATTAAGCAAGGGGAGACCTTCGGACTTGTGGGCGAATCCGGTTGCGGAAAATCTACATTAGGCCGGGTTATTCTGCAGCTGCAGCATGCAACCGGAGGCGAACTTCGTTTCGAAGGCCACGACCTGCTGACGCTAAAATCAAGAGAACTTAGAGAATTACGCGAGGAAATGCAAATTATTTTCCAAGACCCATTCGGATCCCTTAATCCGCGTTTTCTCGTTCGAGATATTATCGGGGAACCTTTGCGTATCCATCGCAGGTTATCTTCCAAGGAGATTGACTCCGAGGTTGTTCGCCTGATGGAACTCGTAGGTCTCGATGCTTCCCGTCGGAACCGTTATCCACACGAATTCTCAGGTGGTCAGAGACAGCGGATCGGTATTGCCCGGGCAATCGCCCTTAATCCTAAATTTATTGTAGCTGATGAGGCTGTGTCCGCCCTGGACGTATCTGTTCAATCCCAGGTTATCAATCTGCTCATGAAGCTACAGAAAGAACTGGGTTTGACCTATCTGTTTATCGCCCACGGTCTCAACGTGGTTAGGCATATTTCAGATCGGGTTGGGGTGATGTATCTCGGTAAGTTGGTGGAAGTAGGAGAGACGGAGAGCTTATTCGCGGAGCCGCTCCATCCATATACAGCAGCTCTTCTATCAGCGATTCCAAAACCTAGAGTTAGCGATCGCAGAGAACGAATCGTTCTACAGGGGGATGTTCCGTCTCCGGCAAATCCGCCATCAGGCTGTCGATTCCATACTCGTTGCCCGTTTGCCCAGAGTAAGTGCTCGCAAGTAGAGCCGGTATTAACCGAAGCGCTTCCTGGAAGACAGGTCGCTTGTCATTATCCACTTCAATAA